TTCTTGGTCGCAGGGATATAAGCGGAGTTAGAAAGACTGTTTAGGTCGTTTACATCTGTAGCATTTTTAGTTGATACTAGGTAAATCTTAACATCATTTCCACCGTCTTCATGACCCGAAGCATAAGAGCGTTCAAGAACTAGAAAAGAGTGTTTATCATATGACAAAATTTCAGTAACACCGTTTACTTCAAGCTTCCCTTTTCTAGCTACTTTATCCAGCATGTAGGCATACTCTTTAGTAAAAGTGTTGCGCTTATGGTCTATATATGCAATACGTACGGGAGAGTTTGCATCGCTAGCAGTAGGTACAATTCCATCTTGTTTAAGTGGTAACTCTGTAGCTACCCAGAATCCATTATTATCGTAATTTCTAGTAAGCGCTTCAAAAACACCATTATTATGTGGACCACTATTATCGTTTGATTGGACAAGATATCGAGATGGAATTGTAAAAGCATTTTTAAATTTTCCATCTATACTAGCTACTCTTATAAATGGGTTGATGCCTTTACTTATATTCCCTTCGCTAGACCAGATAATGTCATTTGATACTGTAACACGTAGCGACTCAGGATCTGCTTGCCCAGCGTTAAAAGCAAGACCTGTGTTATCTTTAAGACTTACCACTTTAGTAAATATGGGTGCTTGCAATTTGCCACCTTGAATAGGAATATCAGCCATATAAAATCGCGGATCTTTTCTATCATCACTTATGATATACATTTTACCATCCATATAATCGATGCTTGATAGCCCGCCTACGGCTGCTCCTTCATACATTTTATCACTTGGTATGATAACTTCATTTATAAAATTAAGTTTATTTATTTCGAAAATCTCCTTTGGTAGGGTGTTAACAGATTTACAAGAGAGTACAACTGTTACAAATAGGAGAGAAAAGATATATTTAATTGACATTTGAGTGTGAATTTTCATGTTTGCAAAGGTGTCACTTTTTTAGATTTAGTTTAAGAAAATTTCTTGTTTGCTTTCGCGAAAGCGTGATTATCTTTATAAAAAAACACGTAATCATGGAATCATTAAAGGATAAAGTTGCATTAATAACAGGAGGAACAAAAGGAATAGGGCGCGGTATTGCCGAAGCCTTGTTGCATCAAGGGATGAAAGTAGCTATCACGGGAAGAGATGAGAAAGGTGCTCAAGAAGCAGCTCATGAGCTTACTGAAAATGATAATTACATTCTCGGTATTGCTGCAGATGTAAGGAATTATGAAAGTCAGCAAAACGCGGTGAAAGCAGTGCTAGATAAATTTGGAAAAATTGATGTACTCATTGCAAATGCTGGTCTTGGTCATTTTGAGAGCATTGCAGATATGTCTATAAAACAATGGGATGAGACTATTGATACCAATCTTACGGGTGTTTTCTACTCGGTAAAAGCATCTCTTGAAGCACTTAAAAAAACAGAAGGATATATTTTTACAATTTCTAGTCTTGCGGGAACAAATTTCTTTGAAAAAGGAACAGCTTATAATGCAAGTAAATTTGGATTAACAGGATTCTCACAAGCCCTAATGTTAGACTTAAGACAAGACAATGTAAAAGTGACTACCATTATGCCAGGTTCTGTAAGTAGCCATTTTGGAGGTAGATCACCAGAGGAAGGCACAGACTGGCGCATACAACCTGAAGATCTCGGTCAAATTACCGTTGATCTTCTTAAAATGCATCCAAGAACATTACCAAGTAAAATCGAGGTGCGCCCTTCTAAACCGCCTACTAAATAAATATAAGATATTTTGAACAAAGCCTTCAATTAAGTTATAATTGAAGGCTTTACTGATTTATAACCCTTTTACAATTAAACGCAAATTACTATTGCGATATTGATAACCGTAAATATTAACTAATATGAGATAATGTTTTAGCAAAACTTTCTTTGCTAGTTAGTTACTGGTTGAGTTTTATT
The genomic region above belongs to Dokdonia sp. Dokd-P16 and contains:
- a CDS encoding esterase-like activity of phytase family protein, giving the protein MSIKYIFSLLFVTVVLSCKSVNTLPKEIFEINKLNFINEVIIPSDKMYEGAAVGGLSSIDYMDGKMYIISDDRKDPRFYMADIPIQGGKLQAPIFTKVVSLKDNTGLAFNAGQADPESLRVTVSNDIIWSSEGNISKGINPFIRVASIDGKFKNAFTIPSRYLVQSNDNSGPHNNGVFEALTRNYDNNGFWVATELPLKQDGIVPTASDANSPVRIAYIDHKRNTFTKEYAYMLDKVARKGKLEVNGVTEILSYDKHSFLVLERSYASGHEDGGNDVKIYLVSTKNATDVNDLNSLSNSAYIPATKKLLLDFSSVRSQLTDGIVDNIEGMTFGPNFKNGNRSLIVISDNNFNSFGKQLSQIILFEIK
- a CDS encoding SDR family oxidoreductase is translated as MESLKDKVALITGGTKGIGRGIAEALLHQGMKVAITGRDEKGAQEAAHELTENDNYILGIAADVRNYESQQNAVKAVLDKFGKIDVLIANAGLGHFESIADMSIKQWDETIDTNLTGVFYSVKASLEALKKTEGYIFTISSLAGTNFFEKGTAYNASKFGLTGFSQALMLDLRQDNVKVTTIMPGSVSSHFGGRSPEEGTDWRIQPEDLGQITVDLLKMHPRTLPSKIEVRPSKPPTK